One region of Desulfovibrio sp. JC022 genomic DNA includes:
- a CDS encoding TetR/AcrR family transcriptional regulator: MKGKNKKDAILYAAQEIFGRYGYAGTTVKMISERAGVAFGLVSHYFGSKEELFITAGVGIVEDLTEYLSAETRKASNGLEGIQTFMRSYLSYTLQHRNTFPVLLRCSPFSDVQIELDRSRIAVKFQQLLNVIRESVERGIEDGSIRDLSVDDTTTIVYSNIVGTVRTRFLSPYDLPNLYEETTDFVVRSIRARD; the protein is encoded by the coding sequence ATGAAAGGTAAAAACAAAAAAGACGCGATCCTATATGCGGCTCAGGAGATTTTCGGTCGGTACGGCTATGCCGGGACCACCGTGAAGATGATCTCCGAACGGGCAGGCGTGGCATTCGGTCTTGTCTCACACTATTTCGGATCAAAAGAAGAGCTTTTCATCACCGCCGGGGTAGGCATTGTTGAAGACCTCACAGAATATCTGAGCGCGGAAACCCGCAAGGCATCAAATGGACTGGAAGGTATCCAGACCTTCATGCGCAGTTACCTGAGCTATACCCTGCAACATCGCAACACCTTCCCGGTGCTGTTGCGCTGCTCACCGTTCTCTGATGTCCAGATCGAACTGGACCGCTCACGCATTGCGGTTAAATTTCAGCAGCTCTTGAATGTCATCCGCGAATCCGTAGAACGCGGAATTGAGGACGGTTCTATACGTGACCTGTCCGTTGATGACACCACCACTATTGTCTACTCCAACATTGTCGGTACGGTCAGGACCAGATTCCTTTCTCCCTACGACCTGCCCAACCTCTACGAGGAAACCACCGACTTTGTAGTCCGCAGCATCCGAGCCAGGGATTAG
- a CDS encoding DUF1007 family protein has translation MLFCLLAPQKASAHPHVFVDCSLTFEFNDNGLSGVRQKWWFDEMFAAMILGDFDKNHDNKLNEEEATALENGAFVNLKNFNYFTRILVDGNERTPVEALEFKPSIEDGTLVYEFFVPLDITDDAKHVVMVAIYDESFYTSVQMDPQNKVRGPIQKFKTSLELEPVAEMAYFYDQITPEAAVLTMLPK, from the coding sequence ATGCTTTTCTGCCTGCTTGCCCCCCAAAAAGCATCCGCCCATCCGCATGTATTTGTAGACTGTTCCCTGACCTTTGAATTCAATGACAACGGCCTTAGCGGAGTGCGCCAGAAATGGTGGTTTGATGAAATGTTCGCGGCTATGATCCTTGGCGACTTTGATAAAAACCACGACAACAAACTCAATGAGGAAGAAGCTACGGCCCTTGAAAACGGGGCGTTTGTTAATCTGAAGAATTTCAATTACTTCACGCGTATCCTCGTGGACGGCAATGAACGCACCCCTGTAGAGGCTCTTGAATTCAAGCCCTCCATTGAAGACGGCACCCTTGTTTACGAGTTCTTTGTTCCCCTCGACATAACTGACGATGCCAAGCATGTTGTTATGGTCGCTATTTACGATGAAAGCTTTTACACTTCAGTCCAGATGGATCCCCAGAACAAGGTTCGCGGACCGATCCAGAAATTCAAAACCAGCCTTGAGCTGGAACCTGTTGCGGAAATGGCCTACTTTTATGACCAGATAACCCCTGAAGCAGCAGTACTGACCATGCTCCCCAAGTAA